CAAAAAATGAGCCTTCGGCATGACCTCGGGTAAGTTCCTCGGTTTCTTGGTATCACAAAGAGGTATCGAGGTCAACTTAGATCAGATTAAGGCCATCGATGGAATACCCGAAACATTGACCTACAAAAAGTAGGTACAAAAATTGATAGGACGAATAGCCGCCctatcgaggttcatctcacggtCATCGAATAAATGTCATAAGTTTTTTAATGTATTAAGAAAGAACAACTGACTTCAGTGGAATTCAAAATGTGTCGATGCCCTAAGAAAACTGAAAGCATACTTGTCCTCACCACCCTTACTCGCCAAGGCAGATCCAGGCGAGTGCCTCCTAGTATACCTAGCTATATACGAAGTCGCGGTAACTGTAGTTCTAGTCCGAGAAAATAAAAATACCCAATCTCCAATTTACTATATCAACAAAACCTTAATCGACgccgaaacaaggtacccccACCTTGAAAAACTGGCTCTAGCATTAGTCATAGCTTCACGAAaacttagaccatattttcagtgccaccccataaaggtggtgacaaTCTTTCCTCTCAGGAGCATCCTGCACAAACCCCAATTATCGagtaggttggccaaatgggccatagaattgagcGAGCACGACATAACATATCAACCGCGAATTGCAATAAAGTCACAAGTGCTCGCCGATTTCATCGCCGACTTCAGTGCAGAAATATTGCCTGAAGTCTAGCAAGAAACGCTTCGCACCtgacctctgggtcctctacaccgatgGAGCGTCCAATGCGTCGGGATCCAGGCTGGGACTCGTACTCGAAGTCCCAACGAGCGAAGTAATTCGCCAATCTATACAATGCCCTGAAATGACTAACAataaggccgagtatgaggccataattGGAGGACTGAAATTGGTCCTCAAGTATGGTGCTCGACGAGTCATCCTCCGTTGCGACTCTTAACTTGTCGTAAACCAAGTCACTGGGACTTTCCAGGTTAAGGAGCAGATGTTGCAGAAATACCATACCGAAATCCACAAGCTGCTGCCAGAATTCAACGAATGCCGACTCGACCAAATACCACGAGCACTACAAGAAAAAGGGTCTTTAGAGGCAATAGAAAAACCCTTTAGCGGTAATAGTTATTGCCACTAAAATATTTACCGGACATAATCTTTTAGCCGTTGTAACTGGGGTCACTAAAGCCTTTAGCGGCCATTCACCAAAGTGCTAGTAAAGGTATCATTTGTTGCCGCTAAAGGTCACATGTTTTAATGACAATTGTTTAGTGGCAATTAAAATGTCTACTAAATCCATTCCAGGAAAAGGTTAGTATACACTTTAGTGTCAATCTTTATTGCTGGTAAATCCAATTAATTACCGCTAAAATTACAAAATTTAACGACAATTATTTTACCGCAATTATAATGGCTACTAAATCCATCTCAAAAATGATTGTTGCTAAATCCAATTAAATTATCAATAAAATCATTCTTCTAGGGGCAAATTAAAGTACAATTTATTGCTGTAAAACTATCTTCCAATTGGCATATTGTAAGAAAACTTATCTATATTCATAACAACATCGTATATTTCACTAAATCTTGAGTAACAAAACCAAGTACTAATTCATAATATTAAAGTATCAACAACATAAATGataaaatatattatttaaaCTAAATAACTAATATCATTATAATTAATCCTACTTGAATATCAACACAAATAAAACAATAAATACAAAGCTCTCAAACAACTTCAGCAACTCTTCATTTTATTGAAATCTTCAACATGCTTAGTCTTTGAACATCATATTGCATGacctgaaataaaaaaataagtgaACGTCAAAAGATGAAATTTAATGTAAAAAAATTATAAGCCTACATGTGAATATTTTTTGAAAGTAGCTTCCAACTGTAACACTTCTAGTTAATGTCTAGAGTTTTCCAAAATATAGAGGAGTAAAACTATCCTAAAAGAAAAAATTTGGAACCAGATATCGGTTGTACACCAAATGAGTGAACCTACTTTACGACAACTATTCCAACAACATAAAGGAACCCACTTTATGTTGCAAAGTTTCTACTACAGTTTGGTCGATTTATTTCTGGTAGGGTCAATGTTCTAGTTAAAAAGGAAGCAATGTTTCTTAGATATTACAGATACGTTGAAAAACTGAGCAAGACACCTCTATAGCAAGGCAAATAGCTCTAAGATTATGCTGCATCAAAAGACATTAATCGAAATTAAAGAACTGTTAAAATAGACTTATTTTCAACTTACAAGGGGTAGAAGTAGCTTGAGTGCAGACTTAAGACATAGTTAGATGTGTAGTCAAGCAATGAAGCCAAAGTTAAGAACAACTGCTAATCCAAGCTCTCTTCCTTGgtaaagaaaaatttaaaaagaaagaaGATGACTATGAATAATCGAATAAATTCAAAAATCATTAAATGAGAGATCTTTTGACAAATAGCTCATCGATATGTAACTAGAGGAATGAAACTCTCTACATCACTGTAAAGAAAGAATACCTAAAACTTAATTCAAAAGGTATTCAATGGTCATATGGAAAGGCTGCAAAGGCAAATGATAACTGAAAAAAGTGATGAACCATAGAAAATACTTATCATGAAAGGAAAAGCATCAACCTGAAATTCctatatttttcatttcttcatggTTCAATTAACAAAAATTTAAGAAATATATTTTAATAGTTTAATTGAAATCTTTTATATCCTTGAGACATTTATGAAAATGCTCTCACTGAGATTACTTATATAGAACAAGGTAGGTTCTATCATTTTAAAATAGGAAGTTTAAGAACTAAAATGTGGAATAATGAAGACTGGCACAACTTTGACAGGACACTTTATCACATAACACTCTTATAATTTCTAAAGCATCTGTTTTATCACGCCTGTGACTAAATTCATAGAACTACGCTGATGGATAAtccataaaaaatcaaaaaactaGTGAAAGGCATCTTACATCTGAAAAAGGAACACACTTCCTTGGAATCCACATCATTCAAGCTGTTCTAATCCCAACATATGGAACAAGTATGCTAGCCCTCCACAAGGCCTACAATGCAAACATATTATATGCTAATTAACTGCCAACTCAAAATTTTCATGAATATGAACAATTCTAGTGTTCCCATGTCTGGTTAAGCGCTCCAAAAAAATGAGAGATTTGGAAATAATtagaaattacaccctttaatgGCTATAACAACCACGAGGTCCACTACTGAAAATCACTTTATAATCAGCAACTTCTTAACTTCAAAAAATGTTCTGTAATAAAAATTCGTCGAGATCGAGTCAGAGTAGCTGCATCACTTTCCTTAGAGATCTTTCGAACCAGAGAtataagaaaatatacaaaaatagagaagaagaagaagacgaagcCCTTCTACCTTTAACAGACATCCTATAATTttgataaaaaatatatatttatgcaTGATTGTGTTACTACACTGATAGATAAAAAAACTACAATAGTACTTATAACAAAGGTTTTGGGAGGCAATAACGCGAAGGAAGACTTTGTTACGACCGATGAGCCTTGCAACCTACATAACTCAAAGAATATTGCGTTGCCGAAGTGTCCATCACTACATAAGCAAAAACTTAATAAAGTATTCATTCTTTAAGTTAATAAAACATAAAGGACTAAAGTAAAGAGTAAGTAAAATATGGAGATaagataaaatttaaaataaaaatgacaaCTACTTTAATAAAAATTTAATGTCATTTCCTCCATCAAAATAACTTCACCTTCATTTGGAGGAGTTGTAGAAGGTGTATTAACATCTATTACTACCCCATAACACCAtctttttaatacatatattcaAATAAATACAAAGTAGAAGCTTAAAAAATATTTGGGGAATAGTGAACTAGAGACTTAAATTAAAATAGTTCGTATGTCACAAGGAACTCCAGACCAACTCATAAGACCTAAGTTTTCATTGCTGGAATTGATAATTTGTTACAATAACACTTTTGaatgcaactgatcaaataaaaatagcaactcTTGAATACATTATGGGGAATTAGATCCAAGAAGGCACCACATTACTTTTATGGCAAATAAAGGCTATAAATTTTCAATTGATGCAAGATAGAACAACAGAATCAAGTGTATAATGGAATTCAAAAGATTTGCAGCAGTATGCCTTCTTTAGCACTATGAATCTACAATTATTGTTATCTATATTATCCAAGTATAAATTGCCATATGTAACTACAGAACAATTGTTAAAAAAATTTCAAGCTTTTGTTACTTGTGTTAACTTTCAAGACTCGCCTAGATGTTACAGTGGACCACACTCATTCGGTGAATGACTAGAAGAAATAAAATCAGTTAGGTTTTGAAATTTTCGCAACATCCTAGGGTTAACACTCATATGTTAAATGATTAGAAGCACCTCTATTTGCTTGTATGCTTTCAATTAGACTAAGATCTCGAGGGAACACTTCTCAAGTCTTTGGGGATAGGGTATCCATCATCAGCGATAAGCGCGCGCGCGCGCgcacatatatatatagagaTGAACCGTGTTACCTGTGGATGGCGCCATGGTGGCCGGCGACTGTAAAAAACTAATTGGTTCGACAACAAAGGAGAATTAGATCCAAGTCTTTAGGGTTGCAACGGGTAGGTCACAATTTTTTTTTAGATGAAACCCTTTTTGCTTTTCCTTGACCATTACCTTAGGTGCTTGAATCTGTTCGAAATATAGCAGCATTGGAGGGAAATATAAAATAATTCACATTATTTTCAATCTTTACTTCTTTCATGACCATTGCTTTTTATTGTCTGCAAAAAGGTATCTTTCCTAGCTAATCATAATTTGTCGGTAATATGTCATTCTAGAGAATATATTAGTAATAATTAACTTATTGCCCCTAAATAATTTCCCctaaaaaaaactttttcttGTAATGCAAGCACAAAACATCGAAGCAGATGGTCTCGCCAAGCTGGCAGCAGCAACTAAAAATATCACCAAGGAgaacgtggtcaccctcctccactcatcaatagaccaagtcgaggtacattctataaatttaacttgggactggcgcaatcACGTTATATCATATCTGCAGGAGGGAGCACTCCCacaagataaaaaagaagccaaaaagctccGAATACAAGCGGCCAGGTACAGCCTCATAAACCGCGACCTTTTACAAAAGGACGTTCGACGGTCCTTTGGCCAAATGTCTTGGACCAAATCAGACAAGGCGTGTGCTCGAAGAGGTACACGAAGGCCATTGCGGTGCCCATACAGGCAACCAGGCCCTCGTTAGATGTCTTATTCGTGCAGGATACTACTGGCACACTATGAAAAAAGAGGCCGCGGATTACATCAAGAAATGTAAGCAATGCCAAAAATACGCCCATATGATACACCAGGCGGGGGAACTCCTGCATTCCGTCACTTCTCCATGGCCATTTATAAAAtaggggatggatatcgtcggacccctcccagcagggcgaggtaagatatgcttccttttggttttaactgattacttttccagatgggtggaagcaggtgcgttCGTTCAAATACGCGAACAAGAAGTCATCGCGTTCATCTGGAAAAACATCATATGTCGCTTCAGCATCCACAACGAAATCAGTTGTGACAACGGACCCCAGTTTATTGGAAAAAAGACGACTGAGTTCTtcaaaaaatggcacatcaagcggaTACTCTCCATGTCATATCACCCTGCCGGCAACGGTCAAGCGGAATCCTCCAATAAAACAATATTGAACATATTAAAGAAAAAGCTCGAGGACGCCAAAGGGCTATGGCCAGAACTGCTACTAGAGGTGTTATGGGCCTACCGCACAATGCCGAAAACCAGCACAGGTGAGACGCCGTATTCACTGGTCTATGGCACTGATGCAGTTATACCCGTTGAAGTCGGGGAACCTAGCCTGAGATACTCTAATGAGATTGGACCAAGCAACGACGAAAGCAGATTACAAGACCTGGATGAGGTCGAAGAACGAAGGGATATGGCACACATAAGGATgatagcccaaaaacaacaagcagaaagctactataacaagaaggccaaagtacgaCCACTCAGAGTCGGGGACTACATTCTAAAATCCAAAACACAAGCAGCGAaagacccgaatgaagggaaattGGGAAAAAACTGGGATGGGCCATATAAAATCACAGCAGTAGCAAGCAAATGAGCGTTCCaattagaaacaatggaaggaaaactactacaaaataactggaatgtcgcccacctcaagtacttccACTCCTGAAAAGAGATGCCGCcaaagtcgtactctttttcccccacccaggttttgtcccaatcgggttttctcatgaggtttttaatgaggcggcgAGGGGGACATCTTGAGGTTCAAATTATTGTTCATTGCCCTACCTACTAATTACATCTCCAGGCCGAGCAATGAAAGGACTAGATATAaagaatctccattgtatgtacgaGCAAAGTCGACATGTATCTTCGACATATGAATAAAATCACTCCATTATGTATACGAAATCAACACGCGCCTCCaatatgtgagcacgtgatttttgccctataagaactactcccaaaaattcaaaataaaatagttttgtgttgcttgtgatttatttgtacttctctgtgcatgtttatttttactttaattaagaaaaatacaaaaatatgtgttgcatgtgcatttaggagttaattttacaattaggaattaattaaacaatatttgaatttgcgagaatgaaaatcacaaaaaatatgtacttggcattttttagcatttaatctccaattgtgtgattttattttagttggtatttaatggtgtgataaatgttattaggaattaattagtattttttaatttggtttataattaaatttagaattttagttttattaattaggaaataaaagaaaagaaggaaaaggaacaaaatggaaaCCGGATTGGGCCAAATTAGCCACAGCCCAGTTTTTACCCAAAAAATCAGCCCAATACCCaccccaaatccagtccacctaCGACCAACCCAGAACGACATCGTTTGGGCATTGTGAATCTGGACCGTCAATCTCAtacgatcaaacggtccagtccgtctccagatatatccaaacgacgtcgtatctggccaatagatccaagccattgatttgttttgatcgaacggtccagatcacccctCCCATAACCCGTTTTTGACTCATTCCCTATACCCGGTCTAACCCGATCCCCTCacaaaaccaaacgacgtcgtttctcattagtgaagtaattcaggccgttgatcgtgaatgatccaacggccaagatcaaatccccaccccactatatattctTAAAacctcaccccacgccccctaagccatacccccctTCTCCTTCGCCTTCATCTCTAACCTAGAGACAGGCCCCAACACCCTCCGCCTTCAACCACTGCCctccgcccaccgaaaatcgcctcacagcgattccggtggtccaaacagccccaaaattacaccacagcctccccacgacgtcctctttccaaatcccgaatCAGTTTTCCTCGAATCAGTACCAGACGTTTCGAATCATAGATCGAAGAATcaaaccaaaccctaatccgtccAATGACCACCAGTTCACACCCTagcttcccctcgacctccccaacctaacccctctaaccaTCACCCTCGAATCGTGGACGACTGCTTCGAATCTTAGATTGAAGTCAAGACCTCAAACCTCAAACCTACCCAATCAGTCCCAAAGTTACACCATTGAACCACCTA
This genomic stretch from Nicotiana sylvestris chromosome 9, ASM39365v2, whole genome shotgun sequence harbors:
- the LOC138877729 gene encoding uncharacterized protein, which gives rise to MPKTSTGETPYSLVYGTDAVIPVEVGEPSLRYSNEIGPSNDESRLQDLDEVEERRDMAHIRMIAQKQQAESYYNKKAKVRPLRVGDYILKSKTQAAKDPNEGKLGKNWDGPYKITAVASK